The Marivirga salinae DNA window CTGTAATCATAACCTTTTTGCCACCTAGGCTTTTCAAGCAATTCTGAATCAATCACCCATTGCCAAATGGAATCGCCTAAAACCTGATGACCGTAAAGTCCTGAAGCCAATTGGTTAGGGTAAAGAGAGGCTTCATGGTTTTGATATAAGGGAGTTTTCAATCCAAACATATCATGTGTTTGCCTCCAAAATGGAACATAAGGAATTAATCCTGCTTGGTGCGTCAAAATATTTCGCAAGGTCATATTTTGTTTATTGCTCTTTTTCAACTCCGGCAGATATGTACTGATTTTTTCATCTAAATCAATAATTCCTCTATCATACAAAAACATAATGCTTTGCAATGTGGCTGCCACTTTTGTGATGGAAGCCAAATCATAAATGGTTTCATCCTCTACTTTTGAGTATTTGTGATAAGTCTGATACCCAAAGTTTTTTTCATATACGATTTGACCATCTTTGGCAACCAATATTTGACCGCCTGGAGTAGCTTCTGTTTCAATAGCTTCTTGTGCAATTGCATCAATTTCTGCTAGTATTTTGGGGTCCATTCCCACATCTAATGGATTACTATAACCAAATCTATTCAGGGTTTTGGTATTGATTCCAGTCCCCGCTTTCATGTTAGGAGCAGCCGAAATTGGCAATTTCCCTTTTGTTGGTTTTGCACCAAAAATCATCTGAGGAGCTAATTTCTGAGTAATTTCATTATCCTCATACATCATCAAAATGTGCTGAAATGATTGTAAATACTTCAAACTGTAAGCATTGCCAAAAACTGTCAAGACTACATTTGCTTGTTCTGACAGATTTTGAAGAAATAATAAGTCTTCAGATTTTAAACCAAACCGTTTTGAAGCTGAATTATTCATTCCATGCAAGCCAACCACCACGGTCTCATATTGGCTTAGTTGATTCATAAGCTGACTGTAATCACCTAAATTCATATTCTCTTTAGATAAATGATAGTGAGTGAAATCAGCATATTTATTTAAATATTGTTGAAATGTACTATTGTTATTGCCTCTCAATGAAAGAGATGCAAAATTGGTGGTATCCAAAATATGAATAGGAAGAAAATCTTTTTCATTTTTCACCAAAGTGGCAGCTTCGGCATATAGTTTTTCGTTTAGATTTTCAGCTTCAGTAGAATTGAGTTTTTCATGTATATTCTCAACATTTAATTTCTCAAAGCCTTTATGAAGCCCTAATTTATATTTTGCGTGTAGGATTTTCTTCACACTTTCTTCTAACCTTTCTTCAGGTATTTCATTCTTTTTAATGGCATCTTTTATCATTTTGATGGCATTAGGAACATTCATAGGGAATAGTAAAACATCGTTTCCTGCTTTGAAGGCTAATAGGTCAGTTTCTCCTGGTGCATAAAAATCACTAACACCTTTCATATTTAAAGCATCAGTGAATATCAATCCATCAAAACCTAATTCTTCTTTTAATAAATCAGTGACCACATTTTTGGATAGGGTAGTAGCTTTATTGGGCGTATTGTCATAAGCAGGAATATGCAAATGTGCCACCATCATGCTGTTCACTTCATTTTCAATCAGCTTTTTGAAGGGATACAATTCTATTTCATTCATTCTTTCTGTGCTGTGATTGATAACTGGCAAAGTCATATGCGAATCTGAGTCAGTATCTCCATGTCCAGGGAAGTGTTTTGCATTAGCTAAGAGACCATTGTCTTGCATGCCTCTCATATAAGCAACTCCTTTTTGTGCCACATTTACTTTGTCCTCCCCAAAGGAACGATTTCCGATCACAGGATTTTTAATATTGTTATTGATATCCACAACAGGGGCAAAATTGACATGAACGCCAACTAATTTAGCCTGACGAGCGATTTCAGCCCCCATTTTATAAATCAGATCATTATCTTGAATAGCGCCTAATGTCATCTGCTTAGGAAAATTCATAGTGCTGTCTAATCGCATTCCTAATCCCCATTCCGCATCCATTCCGATCCACAAAGGGATTTTAGATTTAGCTTGAAGTTGGTTGGTCATATTGATTTCCCTTCCTGGGCCGCCTTGGAAAAATATTAATCCTCCTATATGATAATTTTCTATAAGTAGGGAGAGATTTTTAATATGTTGGTCGTCCTTATTGGAATAAGCCGCTACCATAAAAAGCTGTCCAATTCTTTCCTCCTGACTCATCTCTTCATAAGTTTTCTCAACCCATTGCGGGTACTCTTTTTGTTGCGAAAAAAGTAAACTTGTTATTAAAAAAATCAACAGAATTGATAGGGATAAAACTTTTTTGAACATGTGGTAGTTTTGAATTTATGATAAAAGCTAAATTAACATTAAGTTTGCTTCTGAGAAAGATGATTCCTTTTTATTGTTAATTTTTGCTAATTTGTTGAAATAAATTGAATTCATAATAGCAGAATACAATTTAAACTTACATAACGATAGCTTCGTTCCTTTATTCGTCTATTAAATAAGTAATTATGAAACTTCCATCCATATTTAGATTGCCAGGACATCAAAGGTTTGAAATACAACCTAGATACTATGATCCTATTAAAGAAGATTTAGAGAAAAGAACTCGTAGAATTAGACAAGAGCTGAAAAATGAACGTAACGGTGGTAACGCTGAAAGCATTCGAGAGGCTTATAAAGCAAAAAGAGGTTCAAATCGCTCTGCCGATTTATTTCAATTTTTGATGATTATAATTGTGGGAGTCTCGATTGGAGGATATTTAATGTATGGAGCTAATGTTTATTTTGCTTTATTACTTTTAATTCCTTTATACATAATTTTACGAAGAAGGAAGAAATAAAGTCTATCTGAAATAGCACGAATGTTAAAGGGTACTTTGTTGACTTTCAATGCCAAGTAAAAACTTTGTGTAATTAAATTGTAGAATCCACATAATAAAGTAAATGTCCGATATAATACAGTTATTGCCTGATGCAATTGCTAATCAAATTGCTGCAGGAGAGGTAGTTCAAAGGCCGGCTTCTGTAGTGAAGGAGTTACTTGAGAATTCCATTGATGCCGGAAGCAGTAAGATAAAATTGGTGGTGAAAGATGCCGGAAAGCAACTTATTCAGGTGATTGATGATGGATTAGGAATGTCTGAAACTGATGCCAGAATGTGTTTTGAAAGACATGCCACCTCTAAAATCCGAAAATCAGACGATTTATTTGCTTTGAAAACAATGGGCTTCAGGGGAGAAGCTATGGCTTCTATAGCGGCAGTTGCGCAAGTAGAACTTAAAACCAAAACTTATGAGGCAGAGCTCGGGGTTTTACTTCAAGTGGAAGCTTCGGAAGTAAAAAACCAAAGCCATACTGCTCATACTGGCGGCACTACCATATCAGTAAAAAATTTATTCTATAATGTTCCTGCTAGGCGTAATTTCCTGAAATCCAATCCAGTTGAAATGCGCCATATTATTGATGAATTTCATCGTGTGGCTCTGGCTAACCCACAAGTGGCTTTCAGTCTGCATCAGAATGATATGGATGTTTACCAACTGAATGCAGGTAAACTGAGTCAGCGAATTGTAGGCTTGTTTGGAAAGAATTATCAAGAACAATTGGTTGCTTGTGAAGAAACAACCGACCAATTAAAAATATATGGCTATATCGGTAAACCTGAATTTGCGAAGAAAACAAGAGGTGAACAGTTTTTCTTTGTAAACAATCGCTACATCAAAAGCGGCTATTTACATCATGCAGTTGTGAATGGATTTGAAGGTTTGTTAGCAAAGGAAGCACATCCATTTTATGTATTATGTTTGGAAATTGACCCCAAAAGAATTGATGTAAATGTTCATCCAACGAAGACAGAAATTAAGTTTGATGATGAGCGCATGGTTTATGGAATCTTAGCGGCTGCTATTCGTCAAGCACTAGGGGCACATAATGTGGCGCCAGCTTTAGATTTTGATAGTGATGTGAATTTCAGTTTTAATGCCCCTAGAAGAAATCAGGTAGATGATTTTTCCAGAAAAACCACTAACTATCAAAAATTCAAACAACCCAAAGATAATGATGGGGAGTGGGATAAAATTTTGTCCAATTTCCAAGAGCTAAGCCAGAAAATAAGCAAAGAAGAAGAAAGTGATGAAATTGCAGATGAAAGTCAGCAGTCAATGACTTTTGGGAGTGCAATTAATGGGGAAAATGACAGCAAAACGCCCCAAAATGAAAGGGTGGAAACTAAATCAAGTATATTTCAAATTCATCAAAAATATATTGCAACTCAAGTTAAATCAGGCTTAATGTTAGTGGATCAGCAAGCGGCTCATGAGCGGATTTTATTTGAGAAATTCAATCGTCATCTGCAAAATAGCGATGGGAGTTCTCAGCAATTCCTGTTTCCCGAGCAAGTGCAATTATCTGCACCAGATTATGCACTGGTAATGGATATGGAGGAGGAGTTGAAAGCTTTAGGCTTTGTGATTTCTTCTTTCGGAAAAGATACTGTTGTGATTAATGGAGCACCAACAGAATTAACTGATACCTCGGTAAAATCAGTCTTTGAAGGCTTGATAGACCAGTTTAAACATAATAAAAATGTGTTAAGCGTATCGAAAAATGAAAATATTGCCCGTTCTTTGGCAAAAAGGTCAGCCATAAGAGCAGGGCATAAGTTGAATGGAGAGGAAATGAATGCTTTAATTGATAAACTTTTTGCTTGTCAAAATCCTAATTATGCGCCTTCAGGTAACTCAACTTTTATTATTTTTGACCTTAATAAAATTGCTAGCTTTTTTTAATTAAAAAGAGCTATTAAACCTTTTTTAAGAGAGGTTACACTAATTAATTATAGAAATTATATAGTTTAAATTTATGTTCGCAAGACTTACTCCGGTTGTTAAAAACCTATTATTAATCAATATAGCTTTATTACTTATTCCTTCATTTTTGGAATTTGAATTGGCACAATATTTTGGTTTGCGCTATATCTTCGCAAGTTCTTTTCAGCCTTTCCAATTCATTACTTACATGTTTCTTCATGCTGGATTCGGTCACTTGTTAGGGAATATGTTTGCCCTTTTCATATTTGGTCCTATGCTTGAAAATTTCTGGGGTTCAAAAAAGTTTTTTATCTTTTATATGGTAACCGGTATTGGAGCTGGGATACTTTATGGAGCAGTGAATTTTGTTGAAATGCAACAATTGGAAAGTGCAGCAGAACAATATATAGAAAATCCGAATTATGAAGGATTTGTTTCTTTTATACAGGAAAATGCAAGCTATGTATATCGTGATTGGTATGATTTTATCGATGCCTATGGAGAAAACCCTAAAAAGCAAGAGTTTATTGAGGGTAGTATTCAAAGAGTAAAAGAAGTAGTTAGATTTCAAGGAAATGTCCCTTTAATAGGAGCGTCAGGAGCTGTGTTTGGGATTTTGTTTGCATTTGGCTTCCTCTTTCCAAATACAGAATTGTTTTTACTATTTCCGCCTATTCCTATCAAAGCTAAATACCTTGTAACCTTCTATGGATTATATGAGTTATATGCAGGCATACAGAATGTTCCAGGAGATAATGTAGCCCATTATGCCCACTTAGGAGGAATGTTGATTGCGTTTATTCTGGTAAAGATTTGGCAGAAAGGTAATACAAGATTTTATTAAAAAAGATGGCAGGATTTTTCGATGAGTTAAAACAAAATTTTAAAAGACCCAATAATGCATTAAACCAGTTGATTATTATCAATGCTGTGGTTTTTGTTGGATTGGGTTTATTAGCATTAATAGGTAAATTTTCAGGTGTAGAAGGGCTTTATGCAATAGTGGATGCACAGTTTACCATTCCGCCTGATTTAGAAAGGTTTATATACAGACCTTGGACCATCATTACCTATGCTTTCTCTCATGCTGGTTTCTTTCATATTTTAATGAATATGTTAGTGTTGTACTGGTTTGGTATGTTGATTTCTCAATATTTAGGTAGTGCCAAATTGGTGAATTTATATGTTTTAGGAGCATTGGCAGGTGCTGTGATTTTCATATTAGCTTATAATTTAATCCCATTTTTAGCTGATAGGACTACAAACGGTATGGTCGGAGCCTCTGCAGCAGTTTATGCAGTAGCTACTGCAGCAGCAACATTACTTCCAGACCATAGATTTCATTTAATATTAATTGGTCCGGTAAAAATTAAATATATAGTAGCGGTTTATATAGTATTATCTTTACTTAATTCAGCTGGTCCGAATGCAGGTGGAAACTTAGCCCACTTAGGTGGAGCAGGAATTGGCTTTTTATATGTTAGAGGCTTGCAGGCAGGTACTGATTTTGGATTATGGATTCAAATGACTTTAGGTTTTATTCAAAGTATATTCAAATCTAAGCCAAAAATTAAAGTCACTTACAAAAAGAAGCAGACTGCTGGAGCCAGTAAAAGCAGTGGGCAATATTCCTCTACATCATCCACAACAGAGCAAGAAGAAATAGATAGAATATTGGATAAGATTTCTGAAAAGGGTTATGAAAGCTTAAGCAAAGACGAAAAGCAAAAGCTTTTTAATGCAAGCAAGAAGTGATTGATAATTAGGAATTAATAATTAGGAATTAAGGCATTCCAATTTTCAGAAAGTTTTTGTTGTTAATAATCCACCATTCCACAATTTAATAATTGGAAAAAGACTAATATAACAAGTTTTTTGCTTTAGCAAAAAACCTTTTGTTTTCTTTTGTATCTCTTGTGGTTAACAAAGAATGTTTGTTGTTCTGTACCAACGTTAGCAAATTTCCACCACAAAAGAGACAAGAGAACACAAAGGAAAATAACCAAGGTTATATTTTTGGGATTATAAAGAAGGATTAGGATTCATAGCTTAGCTTAATATCATTGGAAGGGGATGAAGTATTCCATTTTTTCACCTCCTTAGAAGACTTATTGACATTTTCTATAAATCAAAATTAAATCTGACCGATTACATACATTTTCTCCATGGTAGGATTCTTACTACCGCCTCTAGGTTCAAGGGTTACAGCAAAAGCAGAAGCTTTTCCAATGGTTTTCATCTTAAGTAAGCGCGTCATATCACCTGCTACATCAAATACACCCATATCTACTGGAGCTCCTTCTACTATTGCCCATAGTTGATATTGATGATCCATTTCATTAGACGGCATTTTCTTAGCGTTTAAGAATACCTCATTAGTTTTCTTATTCCAATGCACAAATGCCTGAGCATCAGGCGCTATATCCAATCCTTTCATAGGAACGGTTTCTATGCCTGGTTGTCTAAGGATTTCAACATTCTCGGCATATTGTTCCATTTGATTCTTTACCACATTGTATTGCTGCGCCATACTTTGATTTTGCGCAATGATATTAGATAATCTGGCTTCAGTACTTTGCCATTGGTTATAATAATAAACGCTGAATACAATTCCTATTATAGCTACTATGCTAGCAGCTGCAGATAAATAAGGATAAATAGAGAATGCTTTTGTCTCTTTTTTGATTTCTTCTTGAACAAGTTCTTCTTCAGAATCAGCTTTATCTGATTCCATTTCTAATCCCAGATCAGCAAAAAGTGCTTTTTTGGATTGGGCGGGAGGAGTAATACTTCCTTCTTGGCCTAATGCAAATAAGGTCTCCTCAGTCTCATCCAAGGCATTCCTCACTTCTTCATGCTCTTCAGCATACTGAAGCAATTCCTTTGTTTCAGCTTCATTGAGCTGCCCCAAAACGAAAGCTTCGATTACTCCTGTCGATATGTATGCTTCAATATTATTCACAATAATAATTCTCTTAATGTACGCATAGCTGTCCTAGCTCTTGTTTTGACAGTCCCTAGTGGGATATCAAATTCCTCAGAAATTTCAGTTTGCGTATAGCCTTTAAAATACATTTGATCAATTACAAATCGAAGTTCCTTAGAAAGCTTATCTAAAACTTTCTCTAACCCTATGCCATCAATTGAAAGCTCAGTTGAATTTGCATTGTCAATGGAATGTACGTTGTCTGAGACTGAATCGGTTTTGCCTGTTTTCTTTATTTCTTTTGATCGAAGTTTATCAATGGAAGCATTTCGGCTAATATTGACCAGCCAAGTATATAAGCGGCCTTTCTCTGCACTGTAAGCATTTATATTTTTCCATGCTTTCATAAAAACATCATGCAATACTTCTTGTGCTACTTCCTCTGATTTAACAATTCTAACTACCACTCCATAGATAGCAGCACTGTAATTATCATACAGATATTCAAAAGCACTAGATTTCTGTGCTTTTAGTTCTTTTATGAGAACTTCTTCCGATATTTTAACTGCTGGTGCTATAGTTTTGAATTTCGTTTGCTAAATAAATCATATTAAGCCAATAAAAAAAGCTGTTAGGCAAATTCAACTAACTAATCTGCTTAACAGCTTTTTGTTTTATTTTTTATAGGTTTTTATCTACTGCACTGTCAAAAGCGTCTGCTTGTGACTTAGTAGCTTGTGTTATATATGAATCACTTCATCATAAGCAGCAGCTGCAGCTTCCATCACCGCTTCACTCATAGTTGGGTGAGGATGAACTGTCTTAATCAACTCATGTCCTGTTGTTTCTAATTTTCTAACCGCTACAATTTCAGCAATCATTTCAGTAACATTAGCGCCAATCATGTGAGCACCCAATAATTCACCATATTTTGCATCAAAAACTAATTTCACAAAACCATCTTTAGCACCTGCTGCACTTGCTTTTCCTGAAGCTGAGAATGGAAATTTACCTATTTTCAAGTCATATCCTGCTTCTTTGGCTTGCTTTTCGGTGTAGCCAACAGATGCAATTTCAGGACTGCAATATGTACAACCTGGTATGTTTTTATAATCTAATGGCTCGGGTTTTTCACCTGCAATATTTTCTACGCAAATGATTCCTTCTGCAGAAGCTACGTGTGCTAAAGCTGGGCCATGAACGATATCGCCAATTGCATAAACGCCATCAACATTAGTTTTGTAAAAATCATCAACTAATACTTTTCCTTTATCAGTTGAAACGCCAACATCTTCTAAACCAATCCCTTCTAAGTTAGTAGCCACACCAACAGCAGAAAGTACTACATCGCAATCTAGTTTTTCTTCACCTTTTTTGGTTTTAACAGTCACTTTGCAACCGCTTCCTTTGGTGTCAACTGAAGTTACTTCAGAGCTGGTCATGATGTTGATACCTGCTTTTTTGTAAGTCTTAGCTAATGCTTTTGAAACTTCTTCGTCTTCAACTGGCACAATTCTGTCCATAAATTCAACGATAGTCACTTCCGTACCTATAGAATTATAGAAATAGGCAAACTCAACACCTATAGCGCCTGAACCTACTACCACCATTTTCTTTGGTTGTTTTTCTAAGCTCATTGCTTTTCTGTATTCTATGATTTTTTTGCCATCAATCGGAAGATTTGGCAATTCTTTGGCTCTTCCACCAGTAGCTATTATGATGCTTTCAGCAGAATATTCAGTTTTTTTACCGTCTTTTTCTACTTCTACTTTCTTTCCTGATTTTAATTTCCCAAAACCGTCAATTACATCGATTTTGTTTTTCTTCATCAAGAACTGTACTCCTTTACTCATGCCATCTGCTACACCACGGCTTCTTTTTACCATTCCTGAGAAATCAGCTTTGGCATCTTTAACGGTAATTCCGTAATCCTCAGCATGACTGATATATTCAAATACATTGGCACTTTTCAATAAAGCTTTAGTTGGGATACAACCCCAGTTTAAGCAAATTCCGCCCAAACTTTCTTTTTCAACAATAGCCACTTTTTTACCTAATTGAGAAGCACGGATTGCGGCTACATAACCACCGGGGCCGGAGCCCACTATTATAATGTCATATTTTGATGCCATAATATTGATTAATTAAATTTTGGATTCGTTTTAATTTGCTGACAAATTTAATGGAAATGGTGCTAGAAAAAAATTTTGTTGCTTTATTCAATATTAACATCTGATTGAATTATTTTTTCTATTTCAAACTATTATATAAATGCCATAAATAGATATTTCACTATTTGTTAAAATTTATTCCGATTACATTATATGTTTAATCATATCCAAAATTTTATTTTGGGTGGTGATAGTCTATGTTAAGGAGTGAATTTTTTATTTATATAACTGTTTTTCAAAGGTGTTTATATTTTTTTTGCAAAAAGTTGAAATTTTTAGGAGTACTTTTATTTACCAGTGTTTTCTTTTTTTAATATTAGCTTCTTTCTGTATAATCCCATTTCTTATAAAAATGGCCTCGATTTTAGCATACTGACCTATAATTCATAACTAGGAAATACGGATCAAGATGTTTAATTATGGCAGCTGGTACTAATCAGATATTTATGTTATCCCGTTAAATTACTCCAAGCCAACTTAAAATAAATTTTTTTGGTAAATTCATTATCAAAGACAATATAAAAAAGCTTACAATTAAAATATGGAAATAATTATATTTATGCCTCTCAATTTTATATCTCAAATTTCCTAATAAGACAATAAAAATAGGGGTTGAAAATGGTGCCAATATTCTATAATTAAAAGCATCAAAAGGTGATAGTTTTCTAATGACAAAAATAGAAATAAGGTAAAAAAAGGATGATGAAATAGTCAAGATATGCTTTTTCCCTTTAAGAACGTCTACATCAAGATGTTCTTTTTTTCTGAAAATATAATAGCAAATAATAAGTTGGATTAATAACATCAGAATAAATAGCGGATCCCAATTCCAATAGAAATTTCTTAAAATGAATAATTCGTTTACAATTCCAGTAAATAGCAGTTTTAGGAAAATTGACAATGAT harbors:
- a CDS encoding glycoside hydrolase family 3 N-terminal domain-containing protein, whose product is MFKKVLSLSILLIFLITSLLFSQQKEYPQWVEKTYEEMSQEERIGQLFMVAAYSNKDDQHIKNLSLLIENYHIGGLIFFQGGPGREINMTNQLQAKSKIPLWIGMDAEWGLGMRLDSTMNFPKQMTLGAIQDNDLIYKMGAEIARQAKLVGVHVNFAPVVDINNNIKNPVIGNRSFGEDKVNVAQKGVAYMRGMQDNGLLANAKHFPGHGDTDSDSHMTLPVINHSTERMNEIELYPFKKLIENEVNSMMVAHLHIPAYDNTPNKATTLSKNVVTDLLKEELGFDGLIFTDALNMKGVSDFYAPGETDLLAFKAGNDVLLFPMNVPNAIKMIKDAIKKNEIPEERLEESVKKILHAKYKLGLHKGFEKLNVENIHEKLNSTEAENLNEKLYAEAATLVKNEKDFLPIHILDTTNFASLSLRGNNNSTFQQYLNKYADFTHYHLSKENMNLGDYSQLMNQLSQYETVVVGLHGMNNSASKRFGLKSEDLLFLQNLSEQANVVLTVFGNAYSLKYLQSFQHILMMYEDNEITQKLAPQMIFGAKPTKGKLPISAAPNMKAGTGINTKTLNRFGYSNPLDVGMDPKILAEIDAIAQEAIETEATPGGQILVAKDGQIVYEKNFGYQTYHKYSKVEDETIYDLASITKVAATLQSIMFLYDRGIIDLDEKISTYLPELKKSNKQNMTLRNILTHQAGLIPYVPFWRQTHDMFGLKTPLYQNHEASLYPNQLASGLYGHQVLGDSIWQWVIDSELLEKPRWQKGYDYRYSDMGYYIMQKISERMTNMSYEDLLHENFYKPMGMTTMGFLPLCRFPESQIAPTENDLIFRNDLIKGWVHDQGAAMIGGVAGHAGLFSNAKDLAILMQMNLWDGTYGGVRYFSKGTVPYFTRKQFDENRRGLGWDKPVEEEGPSPTSHYASPLTFGHTGFTGTAAWADPEFGLVFIFLSNRVYPDANNRKLITSNIRTRIMDVIYQSIFEYESEQEDYVN
- the mutL gene encoding DNA mismatch repair endonuclease MutL; this encodes MSDIIQLLPDAIANQIAAGEVVQRPASVVKELLENSIDAGSSKIKLVVKDAGKQLIQVIDDGLGMSETDARMCFERHATSKIRKSDDLFALKTMGFRGEAMASIAAVAQVELKTKTYEAELGVLLQVEASEVKNQSHTAHTGGTTISVKNLFYNVPARRNFLKSNPVEMRHIIDEFHRVALANPQVAFSLHQNDMDVYQLNAGKLSQRIVGLFGKNYQEQLVACEETTDQLKIYGYIGKPEFAKKTRGEQFFFVNNRYIKSGYLHHAVVNGFEGLLAKEAHPFYVLCLEIDPKRIDVNVHPTKTEIKFDDERMVYGILAAAIRQALGAHNVAPALDFDSDVNFSFNAPRRNQVDDFSRKTTNYQKFKQPKDNDGEWDKILSNFQELSQKISKEEESDEIADESQQSMTFGSAINGENDSKTPQNERVETKSSIFQIHQKYIATQVKSGLMLVDQQAAHERILFEKFNRHLQNSDGSSQQFLFPEQVQLSAPDYALVMDMEEELKALGFVISSFGKDTVVINGAPTELTDTSVKSVFEGLIDQFKHNKNVLSVSKNENIARSLAKRSAIRAGHKLNGEEMNALIDKLFACQNPNYAPSGNSTFIIFDLNKIASFF
- a CDS encoding rhomboid family intramembrane serine protease — its product is MFARLTPVVKNLLLINIALLLIPSFLEFELAQYFGLRYIFASSFQPFQFITYMFLHAGFGHLLGNMFALFIFGPMLENFWGSKKFFIFYMVTGIGAGILYGAVNFVEMQQLESAAEQYIENPNYEGFVSFIQENASYVYRDWYDFIDAYGENPKKQEFIEGSIQRVKEVVRFQGNVPLIGASGAVFGILFAFGFLFPNTELFLLFPPIPIKAKYLVTFYGLYELYAGIQNVPGDNVAHYAHLGGMLIAFILVKIWQKGNTRFY
- a CDS encoding rhomboid family intramembrane serine protease, which translates into the protein MAGFFDELKQNFKRPNNALNQLIIINAVVFVGLGLLALIGKFSGVEGLYAIVDAQFTIPPDLERFIYRPWTIITYAFSHAGFFHILMNMLVLYWFGMLISQYLGSAKLVNLYVLGALAGAVIFILAYNLIPFLADRTTNGMVGASAAVYAVATAAATLLPDHRFHLILIGPVKIKYIVAVYIVLSLLNSAGPNAGGNLAHLGGAGIGFLYVRGLQAGTDFGLWIQMTLGFIQSIFKSKPKIKVTYKKKQTAGASKSSGQYSSTSSTTEQEEIDRILDKISEKGYESLSKDEKQKLFNASKK
- a CDS encoding anti-sigma factor; the protein is MNNIEAYISTGVIEAFVLGQLNEAETKELLQYAEEHEEVRNALDETEETLFALGQEGSITPPAQSKKALFADLGLEMESDKADSEEELVQEEIKKETKAFSIYPYLSAAASIVAIIGIVFSVYYYNQWQSTEARLSNIIAQNQSMAQQYNVVKNQMEQYAENVEILRQPGIETVPMKGLDIAPDAQAFVHWNKKTNEVFLNAKKMPSNEMDHQYQLWAIVEGAPVDMGVFDVAGDMTRLLKMKTIGKASAFAVTLEPRGGSKNPTMEKMYVIGQI
- a CDS encoding RNA polymerase sigma factor, translating into MAPAVKISEEVLIKELKAQKSSAFEYLYDNYSAAIYGVVVRIVKSEEVAQEVLHDVFMKAWKNINAYSAEKGRLYTWLVNISRNASIDKLRSKEIKKTGKTDSVSDNVHSIDNANSTELSIDGIGLEKVLDKLSKELRFVIDQMYFKGYTQTEISEEFDIPLGTVKTRARTAMRTLRELLL
- the lpdA gene encoding dihydrolipoyl dehydrogenase — encoded protein: MASKYDIIIVGSGPGGYVAAIRASQLGKKVAIVEKESLGGICLNWGCIPTKALLKSANVFEYISHAEDYGITVKDAKADFSGMVKRSRGVADGMSKGVQFLMKKNKIDVIDGFGKLKSGKKVEVEKDGKKTEYSAESIIIATGGRAKELPNLPIDGKKIIEYRKAMSLEKQPKKMVVVGSGAIGVEFAYFYNSIGTEVTIVEFMDRIVPVEDEEVSKALAKTYKKAGINIMTSSEVTSVDTKGSGCKVTVKTKKGEEKLDCDVVLSAVGVATNLEGIGLEDVGVSTDKGKVLVDDFYKTNVDGVYAIGDIVHGPALAHVASAEGIICVENIAGEKPEPLDYKNIPGCTYCSPEIASVGYTEKQAKEAGYDLKIGKFPFSASGKASAAGAKDGFVKLVFDAKYGELLGAHMIGANVTEMIAEIVAVRKLETTGHELIKTVHPHPTMSEAVMEAAAAAYDEVIHI